Proteins found in one Pontibacter sp. SGAir0037 genomic segment:
- a CDS encoding ComEC/Rec2 family competence protein, whose translation MFKWAPYPFLRITVSFIAGILLYVYTGSQFRYSAELTAFFIATYLLAFAVAQKARTVTATNAAGILGLLCFVAGGAAITHIHTASGQKDHLAQLAIAPSYYIGTVDDYVVQKPGYQNTVLRLESVQVQGNWQQVAGKIQLSVPDDDAEQLYGLSYGDRLLIKGAPQAVPPPANPHQFDYRAFLENKNIIHRHALQRHQFLKLGADPANPVLYYSILLRRKLDAVLRERVGLAREYGISSALVLGVKDELDNAVRSAYTNTGTMHVLAVSGLHVGLLYLVLMWALSKFGKGRTVRIASAGIVLSVLWLYAFMTGLSPSVLRAVVMFSLVTIALAIKRQTNIYNTVAIAAFVLLAYNPYYLFEVSFQLSFAAVLGIVYLQPKLQKLLDFDHPVLRYAWALFTVSVAAQLATMPLGIYYFHQFPVYFWMANIPVIPLAMLALYSGVAALALYGVPVLSKLLFLLHTGSLWLMNECNLFLSNLPQAVIDGITISKVQALLLYILLLLLILFLALKKLKYFAFATVVVGVLSVQQLLIDKQQQKQKVLTVYSLRGNTALSFMEGQQAIVVSDSVLQQHADAFNYNIRPHLWHRGIKETQRQLLYTSGQASNLYLAQLPDSNSVYVWQGKRLLLLDKPLRVQAQEPLAVDYILLARNAPVKPEELLQFEFKQVLLDASSYPWYLQQMRDKLNELQISFHDIATSGAFVVELE comes from the coding sequence ATGTTTAAATGGGCTCCATACCCATTCCTTCGGATTACGGTTAGTTTTATAGCAGGCATTCTGCTATATGTATATACGGGCAGCCAGTTCAGGTATAGTGCTGAGCTGACTGCCTTTTTTATAGCAACCTACCTGTTAGCGTTTGCTGTGGCACAGAAAGCCAGGACGGTAACGGCAACAAATGCCGCCGGTATACTGGGTTTGCTGTGTTTTGTAGCGGGAGGTGCAGCTATAACACATATCCATACGGCTTCGGGGCAGAAGGATCATCTTGCACAGCTGGCAATAGCTCCGTCTTACTACATAGGCACCGTAGACGATTATGTGGTACAGAAGCCAGGTTACCAGAACACTGTATTGCGCCTGGAAAGCGTACAGGTACAAGGTAACTGGCAGCAGGTTGCCGGAAAAATACAGTTGTCTGTGCCCGATGATGACGCTGAACAGCTTTACGGACTCAGCTATGGCGACAGGCTGCTTATAAAAGGTGCTCCCCAAGCGGTACCTCCGCCTGCCAACCCTCACCAGTTCGACTACAGGGCCTTTCTGGAAAATAAGAATATAATACACCGCCACGCTCTTCAGAGGCATCAGTTCCTGAAGCTTGGCGCAGATCCTGCCAATCCTGTTCTGTACTATAGCATTCTGCTGCGCCGGAAGCTCGACGCTGTTTTGCGGGAGCGGGTTGGGCTGGCACGGGAATATGGAATCTCTTCTGCCCTGGTATTAGGAGTGAAAGATGAACTGGATAATGCCGTACGAAGCGCTTATACCAATACAGGTACGATGCATGTGCTGGCGGTTTCCGGCTTGCATGTGGGGCTGCTCTACCTGGTGCTGATGTGGGCATTAAGTAAATTTGGCAAAGGACGCACGGTGCGTATTGCTTCGGCGGGTATTGTGCTATCGGTGCTGTGGCTCTACGCTTTTATGACGGGTTTATCACCATCGGTTCTGCGGGCAGTGGTTATGTTTAGCCTGGTAACCATTGCACTGGCTATAAAGCGGCAGACAAATATTTATAATACAGTAGCTATTGCCGCTTTTGTGCTGCTGGCTTATAACCCATATTATTTATTTGAAGTAAGCTTTCAACTATCGTTTGCGGCCGTGCTGGGCATTGTGTACCTGCAGCCAAAGCTTCAGAAGCTGCTGGATTTTGACCATCCGGTATTACGGTATGCCTGGGCACTGTTTACAGTTTCTGTTGCAGCACAGCTTGCTACCATGCCCTTGGGTATATATTACTTCCACCAGTTTCCGGTGTATTTCTGGATGGCCAATATACCTGTTATTCCCCTGGCCATGCTTGCGCTTTACTCCGGTGTTGCCGCACTGGCCTTGTATGGAGTGCCTGTACTCAGCAAGCTGCTTTTTCTGCTGCACACAGGTTCTCTGTGGCTCATGAACGAATGCAACCTGTTCCTGAGCAATCTGCCACAGGCTGTTATAGATGGGATTACCATCTCTAAAGTGCAGGCACTGTTGCTGTACATATTACTTTTGCTGCTTATACTTTTTCTGGCACTGAAAAAACTGAAGTATTTTGCCTTTGCCACAGTTGTTGTGGGAGTGCTTTCGGTGCAGCAGTTATTAATAGATAAGCAGCAACAGAAGCAGAAAGTCTTAACAGTTTACAGCCTGCGGGGTAATACGGCTCTTTCTTTTATGGAGGGGCAGCAGGCTATTGTGGTTTCCGATTCTGTTTTGCAGCAGCATGCCGATGCCTTTAATTACAACATTCGGCCACACCTCTGGCACAGAGGCATAAAAGAGACGCAGAGGCAGTTGCTGTACACTTCGGGGCAGGCTTCAAACCTCTATCTTGCGCAACTGCCAGACAGCAACAGTGTGTATGTATGGCAGGGAAAGCGGCTGTTACTGCTCGACAAGCCTTTGCGGGTACAGGCCCAGGAGCCTTTAGCGGTAGATTATATCCTGTTAGCCCGCAATGCGCCGGTAAAGCCAGAGGAGCTGCTGCAGTTCGAGTTCAAGCAGGTTTTGCTTGATGCCTCAAGCTACCCATGGTACCTGCAGCAGATGCGGGATAAACTAAACGAGCTTCAAATTTCCTTTCATGATATAGCCACTTCCGGTGCTTTTGTAGTAGAGCTAGAGTAG
- the thiL gene encoding thiamine-phosphate kinase yields MSNYTPLSELGEFGLIKLIKDKIEVKHQESTIKGIGDDAAIIEPQEKQLVVSSDMLLEGVHFDLTFCPLKHLGYKAVAVNVSDIAAMYAKPTQITVNIALGARYTVEAVEELYEGINLACENYKVDLVGGDTTSSRAGLVISVTAIGEVAKGEAVQRSGAQVNDLICVTGDLGAAYLGLQILEREKQAFMANPEMQPELEDKQYIVGRQLRPEARMDVVHEMKDKGIRPTSMIDVSDGLASELFHICSQSGVGATIYRENLPVDEQTLEAAMEFNLDPITCILNGGEDYELLFTVPLADYDKIKNHPDFTIIGKITEASEGINLANKHGQAFPLQAQGWKHF; encoded by the coding sequence ATGAGCAACTATACGCCACTAAGCGAACTGGGAGAGTTTGGCCTGATCAAACTGATCAAAGACAAAATAGAGGTTAAACACCAGGAATCTACTATAAAAGGAATCGGGGATGATGCAGCTATTATTGAGCCGCAGGAAAAGCAGTTGGTTGTATCAAGCGATATGCTGCTGGAAGGGGTGCATTTTGATTTAACGTTTTGCCCTTTAAAGCACCTGGGGTATAAGGCAGTAGCAGTAAACGTATCGGATATCGCGGCTATGTATGCAAAGCCTACGCAAATAACAGTAAACATTGCCTTGGGTGCCCGCTATACGGTGGAGGCTGTGGAAGAGCTGTACGAAGGAATTAACCTGGCCTGCGAAAACTATAAAGTTGATTTGGTGGGTGGTGACACTACTTCGTCGAGAGCTGGCCTGGTAATTAGTGTAACCGCAATAGGGGAGGTAGCAAAAGGGGAGGCTGTGCAACGAAGTGGCGCACAGGTAAACGACCTGATCTGCGTAACGGGTGACCTTGGAGCTGCTTATTTAGGCCTGCAGATACTGGAGCGTGAGAAGCAGGCTTTTATGGCTAACCCTGAAATGCAGCCCGAGCTGGAAGATAAGCAGTATATTGTAGGTCGTCAGCTGCGACCAGAAGCGCGTATGGATGTGGTGCATGAAATGAAGGATAAGGGCATCAGACCGACTTCTATGATCGATGTATCAGACGGATTGGCTTCCGAACTTTTTCATATCTGTTCACAATCGGGTGTCGGGGCTACTATCTATCGTGAAAACCTGCCGGTGGATGAGCAAACCCTTGAAGCTGCCATGGAGTTTAACCTGGATCCGATTACCTGCATCTTAAACGGTGGCGAAGATTACGAACTCCTCTTCACAGTGCCGCTGGCTGATTACGATAAAATCAAGAATCACCCGGATTTCACTATCATTGGGAAAATAACAGAAGCCAGTGAAGGCATAAACCTGGCTAACAAGCACGGGCAAGCCTTCCCGCTGCAGGCACAAGGGTGGAAGCATTTTTAA
- the rlmD gene encoding 23S rRNA (uracil(1939)-C(5))-methyltransferase RlmD, with protein MVKKKKKQVFELLEHIKIEEMAAEGKCLARHNNMVIFVGGVAPGDVVDLRVTKKKKNFMEATPVHFHEYSELRIQPFCEHFGVCGGCKWQHIGYDTQLYYKQKQVKDNLERIGKIPLPEFDPILGSAKTTYYRNKLEFTFSNNGWLTNEQIKSGAAFDRNVLGFHIPGRFDKILDIQNCYLQPDPSNNIRLEARKYARENNLVFGDLVRMEGLLRNLIIRTANTGELMVLLQVRENDQEAITGLLDHLLSTFPEITSLQYVVNAKGNETFHDLDVICYKGLPYIHEEMEGIRFRVGPKSFYQTNADQAYELYRLTREFANLTGNELVYDLYTGAGTIANFVAKQAREVIGIEYVPSAIEDAKINSQINEISNTTFYAGDMKDILSDDLIARHGKPDVIITDPPRAGMHPDVVEKLLQVQADRIVYVSCNPATQARDLELLSVKYGVTRVQPVDMFPQTHHVENIVLLTLK; from the coding sequence ATCGTGAAAAAGAAGAAAAAGCAAGTATTCGAGCTACTCGAACATATTAAGATTGAGGAGATGGCGGCAGAGGGCAAATGCCTGGCGCGCCACAACAACATGGTTATTTTCGTAGGCGGTGTTGCCCCTGGCGATGTGGTAGACCTGCGTGTAACCAAAAAGAAGAAGAACTTTATGGAAGCTACTCCGGTGCACTTCCACGAGTATTCTGAACTTCGTATACAGCCTTTCTGCGAGCACTTTGGAGTTTGTGGCGGCTGCAAGTGGCAACATATTGGCTACGACACCCAACTATATTATAAACAGAAGCAGGTAAAGGACAACCTCGAACGCATCGGCAAAATACCGCTTCCGGAATTTGACCCTATTCTGGGCTCTGCTAAAACCACCTATTATCGCAATAAACTGGAGTTTACCTTCTCCAACAATGGCTGGCTAACCAATGAACAGATCAAGTCGGGTGCTGCGTTCGACCGGAACGTACTCGGCTTTCACATTCCTGGCCGCTTCGACAAGATACTTGATATCCAGAACTGCTACCTGCAGCCAGATCCTTCTAATAATATAAGGCTTGAAGCCAGAAAGTATGCCAGAGAAAACAATTTGGTTTTCGGAGACCTGGTACGAATGGAAGGCCTGTTGCGTAACCTGATCATCCGTACTGCCAACACAGGTGAACTGATGGTATTACTGCAGGTACGGGAAAACGACCAGGAGGCGATTACCGGCCTCCTGGACCATCTCTTGTCTACATTTCCGGAGATTACGTCGCTGCAATATGTTGTAAATGCCAAAGGCAACGAAACATTCCACGACCTGGACGTGATCTGCTATAAGGGCCTGCCTTATATACATGAAGAAATGGAGGGCATCAGGTTCAGAGTGGGGCCCAAATCTTTTTACCAGACCAATGCCGACCAGGCCTACGAGCTTTACAGGTTAACCCGCGAGTTTGCCAACCTGACGGGCAATGAACTGGTATACGACCTTTACACCGGAGCCGGCACGATAGCTAACTTTGTAGCAAAGCAGGCCAGAGAAGTAATTGGCATCGAATACGTACCAAGTGCTATAGAAGACGCTAAGATCAATTCGCAGATCAACGAAATCAGTAACACGACCTTTTATGCCGGCGACATGAAAGACATTCTTTCAGACGACCTGATTGCCCGCCATGGAAAACCGGATGTTATTATAACGGACCCGCCTCGGGCAGGCATGCACCCTGATGTGGTGGAAAAACTGTTGCAGGTGCAGGCCGATCGTATTGTATACGTTAGCTGCAACCCAGCCACACAGGCCCGTGATCTCGAATTACTTTCTGTGAAATATGGCGTTACGCGTGTACAGCCCGTAGATATGTTTCCACAGACGCATCACGTAGAAAATATAGTTCTGTTAACTTTAAAATAA
- a CDS encoding SDR family oxidoreductase gives MKDKVILITGGTSGIGKACAFAFGRAGAKVAFSGRNQQTLQETSQELAAAGIDHLAIQADVSVEEQCERMVQETVAKYGQLDILMNNAGISMRALFQDLDLDVIRKVMDINFWGTVYSTKFALPYIMATKGSVIGISSIAGYRGLPARTGYSASKFAMHGFLETLRTELLYKGVHVLLACPGFTASNIRNSALSANGQQQGETPREEEKMMSAEEVADRILKATIKRKRDLVMTGQGKMAVWVNKLFPSLADKLVYNVMAKEKDSPLK, from the coding sequence ATGAAAGATAAAGTAATTCTTATAACAGGCGGAACATCAGGTATTGGAAAAGCATGTGCCTTTGCTTTTGGCAGAGCGGGAGCAAAGGTGGCGTTTTCAGGCCGTAACCAGCAAACTTTACAGGAAACCTCCCAGGAACTGGCAGCAGCCGGCATTGATCATCTGGCTATTCAGGCCGATGTGAGTGTGGAGGAACAGTGTGAGCGTATGGTACAGGAAACAGTAGCAAAATATGGCCAGCTTGATATTCTGATGAACAATGCAGGCATTTCGATGCGGGCCTTGTTCCAGGATCTGGACCTGGACGTGATCCGGAAGGTAATGGATATTAATTTCTGGGGAACAGTGTATAGCACTAAGTTTGCTTTACCATATATTATGGCTACAAAAGGTTCTGTTATAGGTATATCTTCTATAGCAGGCTATCGTGGATTACCAGCCCGTACAGGCTATTCGGCCTCTAAATTTGCCATGCATGGTTTCCTGGAAACTCTTCGTACAGAATTGCTTTATAAAGGCGTGCATGTACTGCTGGCTTGCCCGGGTTTTACAGCATCCAACATTCGCAATTCAGCTTTATCCGCTAACGGGCAGCAGCAGGGGGAAACGCCCCGGGAAGAAGAAAAAATGATGAGCGCCGAAGAAGTAGCTGACAGAATTCTGAAAGCAACTATAAAGCGCAAACGAGACTTAGTAATGACTGGCCAGGGAAAAATGGCTGTGTGGGTAAACAAGCTCTTCCCAAGTTTAGCCGACAAACTGGTATATAACGTGATGGCCAAAGAGAAGGACTCTCCGTTGAAATAA
- a CDS encoding SH3 domain-containing protein: MLEQADSLFNLQQYSDAFQVYETILEKEQLYSPQMLLKMAYIKEGLKDYTGAMYYLHLFYTKQPSRSVLKKMEELAQAHRLSGYEYNDLQFFKTQFSKHYMRILELMLIIAVVTVTVMAFRWRSGYRFSKTFKAGFICYLLFIIYYINFLNLGNEGIIKNDYVAIMSAPSAGASWLATTSQGHKVPITGEQDIWYEIKWKGQKAYIRKNNVLELP; encoded by the coding sequence ATGCTTGAGCAGGCAGATTCTTTATTTAATCTTCAGCAATATTCTGATGCTTTCCAGGTATACGAAACTATCCTGGAAAAAGAACAACTTTACTCCCCTCAAATGCTACTGAAGATGGCTTACATAAAAGAAGGCCTAAAAGATTACACAGGGGCTATGTATTACCTGCACTTGTTTTATACAAAACAACCCAGCCGTTCTGTGCTAAAAAAAATGGAAGAACTGGCACAGGCACACCGGTTGAGCGGCTATGAGTACAACGACCTGCAGTTTTTTAAAACACAGTTCAGCAAGCACTACATGCGTATTCTGGAACTCATGTTAATAATAGCGGTAGTGACCGTTACTGTAATGGCCTTTAGGTGGCGCAGTGGCTACAGATTCAGCAAAACTTTTAAAGCGGGCTTTATCTGTTACCTGCTTTTCATCATTTACTACATCAACTTCCTGAACCTGGGAAACGAGGGGATCATCAAAAACGACTATGTGGCTATTATGTCGGCTCCTTCGGCTGGTGCTTCCTGGTTAGCCACTACCTCCCAGGGCCATAAAGTGCCCATTACCGGCGAACAGGATATCTGGTATGAAATTAAATGGAAAGGCCAGAAAGCCTATATCCGTAAGAATAATGTACTGGAACTACCCTGA
- a CDS encoding ABC transporter ATP-binding protein, with protein MGIQIKGLTKTFGKKKVLQELDINIEKGQCYCLLGKNGVGKSTFLNCILDLIKPDAGSIRLLGKDYISDNITIKQDLGALCEDNPLIEEFSGLEYLNFVAKLYHLPQPEAEQRISSLTRYFFSETESLHKNIAGYSTGMKKKVGIAAAMLHKPSILILDEPFTGLDPIAAQLLVQLIRNYQNPNRVILISSHDLNYVEKVATHIGVLNDGQLMYHGSVQEFTMNGENLIDQALFQLLLPHHNTEADIDWMLN; from the coding sequence ATGGGTATACAAATAAAAGGTTTAACCAAAACATTTGGTAAGAAGAAAGTTCTCCAGGAACTTGATATCAACATTGAAAAAGGCCAATGTTACTGCCTGTTAGGTAAAAACGGAGTGGGTAAAAGCACTTTTTTAAATTGTATTCTTGATCTAATTAAACCGGATGCAGGCTCAATTCGATTATTAGGAAAAGACTATATTTCTGATAACATAACTATAAAGCAGGACTTAGGCGCTTTATGCGAAGACAATCCGCTGATAGAAGAGTTTTCAGGTTTAGAGTATCTTAATTTTGTGGCCAAATTATACCACTTGCCTCAGCCTGAAGCCGAACAGCGTATTTCCAGCCTTACAAGATATTTTTTCTCTGAAACGGAGTCTCTGCATAAGAACATTGCAGGCTATTCTACCGGCATGAAAAAGAAGGTAGGTATTGCGGCTGCCATGCTGCATAAACCTAGCATTCTTATTCTTGACGAACCTTTTACAGGCTTAGACCCTATTGCCGCCCAACTCCTGGTGCAGCTTATCCGCAACTATCAGAACCCGAACAGGGTTATACTTATCTCCTCTCATGACCTGAACTACGTTGAGAAAGTTGCCACGCATATAGGCGTGCTTAACGACGGGCAGCTGATGTACCACGGCTCAGTACAGGAGTTTACGATGAACGGCGAAAACCTGATCGACCAGGCCCTGTTCCAGCTATTGCTACCACACCATAATACAGAAGCAGACATAGACTGGATGCTGAACTAG
- a CDS encoding TonB-dependent receptor, whose protein sequence is MKQYYLLIIMLVYPIVLSAQHGRLQGTVTTAKGAVAYANVGLSNTTLGASTDRAGKFTIDQVPEGTHTLKVKAMGSPRFKELEVQVKAGEVTEVQVVLPESLTELQEVVVSGTMRETFLSESTVPVEVYTPKYFLKNPTPSLFNALEIVNGVQPQLNCNVCGTGDIHINGMEGAYTMVLIDGMPIVSALSTVYGLSGIPNSLVERVEVVKGPASTLYGSEAVAGLINIITKSPLTAPVATADVFYTSHQELSADIGFSKRFTKASSLVSANYYRFSDRRDVNGDNFTDVPLQHRISLFNKWSLNRPGNKVASLAVRYYYEDRFGGELQWTPAHRGGDEVYGESVYTRRLEVLGAYQMPGAEHVMLNYSFNDHDQNAAYGAEAFKARQKVLFGQLVWSKAIGDRHNFLAGTALRYTFYDDNTPATQSAVAHQPENEPVHTLLPGLFLQDEWNVSAATTLLTGLRYDYNSEHGSIFTPRINLKWSPNQQSSWRFSLGNGYRVVNLFTEDHAALTGAREVVVKEELKPERSYNANVNYQHFINMAAGYMQLQASVFYTYFTNKIVADFLTDNNLILYDNLSGYAISKGVALDAEMRFNFPFRLNAGLTLMDVYQVQASEVKAKERIPQLHAPAVSATFAASYELKGAGLSVDYTGSIRGPMRLPVQENDFRPAKSPWFTLQHVQLTKLLGNGVEVYGGIKNIFNFMPKHPLMRPFDPFDKEVEVNNPYNYSFDTEYNYAPLQGRRLFMGLRYTLLN, encoded by the coding sequence ATGAAACAATATTATCTACTTATAATAATGCTGGTTTACCCGATTGTTTTGAGTGCCCAGCACGGGCGCTTGCAGGGGACAGTTACAACTGCAAAGGGTGCTGTGGCTTATGCAAATGTTGGGCTATCAAATACAACGTTAGGCGCAAGTACTGATAGAGCAGGAAAATTCACAATCGATCAAGTTCCGGAGGGCACTCATACCTTAAAAGTAAAGGCAATGGGATCGCCTCGTTTTAAAGAACTGGAAGTACAAGTTAAAGCGGGGGAGGTGACGGAAGTGCAGGTGGTGTTGCCGGAGAGTCTTACGGAACTGCAGGAAGTAGTAGTTTCGGGTACAATGCGTGAGACGTTCCTGTCTGAGTCAACGGTTCCTGTTGAGGTGTATACTCCAAAATACTTTTTAAAGAATCCTACACCCTCCCTTTTTAATGCGTTGGAAATAGTGAATGGCGTGCAGCCCCAGCTAAACTGTAATGTTTGTGGCACTGGCGACATACATATCAATGGAATGGAAGGAGCCTATACAATGGTATTGATCGATGGCATGCCCATTGTAAGTGCTCTGTCAACAGTTTATGGTTTAAGTGGTATTCCTAACAGCCTGGTGGAGAGGGTGGAAGTGGTAAAAGGCCCGGCTTCGACTTTGTATGGTTCTGAAGCGGTAGCAGGGCTTATTAACATAATTACCAAAAGCCCTTTAACTGCTCCTGTAGCTACGGCGGATGTGTTCTATACATCTCACCAAGAATTATCTGCAGATATTGGTTTTAGTAAACGGTTTACAAAAGCTTCTTCTCTGGTGAGTGCGAATTATTACCGCTTTTCGGATAGGAGGGATGTAAACGGCGATAACTTTACGGATGTGCCTTTGCAGCATCGTATTTCTCTTTTTAATAAATGGAGTTTGAACAGGCCAGGTAATAAAGTGGCCAGTCTGGCTGTACGCTATTACTACGAAGACAGGTTTGGGGGTGAACTGCAATGGACTCCGGCCCACAGGGGAGGAGATGAGGTGTATGGTGAATCTGTTTATACAAGACGCCTTGAAGTACTGGGTGCTTACCAGATGCCCGGAGCCGAGCATGTAATGCTGAACTATTCCTTTAACGATCATGACCAGAATGCCGCTTATGGTGCAGAAGCATTTAAGGCAAGACAAAAGGTTCTTTTCGGGCAGTTGGTCTGGAGTAAAGCTATCGGAGATAGGCATAACTTTTTAGCAGGTACTGCCCTCCGCTATACCTTTTACGATGATAATACACCGGCAACCCAATCAGCTGTTGCGCACCAGCCGGAGAACGAGCCAGTGCACACCCTGCTGCCTGGCCTTTTTCTGCAGGACGAATGGAATGTTTCTGCTGCCACCACACTGCTTACGGGACTGCGGTATGACTATAACTCAGAGCATGGCAGCATTTTTACGCCCAGAATCAACCTGAAATGGAGCCCCAACCAGCAAAGCAGCTGGCGTTTCAGTTTAGGCAATGGGTACAGAGTGGTTAATCTTTTTACAGAAGATCATGCGGCGCTCACCGGTGCAAGAGAAGTGGTTGTAAAGGAGGAGCTAAAACCAGAGCGGTCTTATAATGCAAATGTAAACTATCAACACTTTATTAATATGGCAGCGGGTTATATGCAGCTGCAGGCAAGTGTCTTTTATACTTATTTTACTAATAAGATTGTGGCAGATTTTCTGACAGACAATAATCTTATATTGTATGATAACTTAAGCGGCTATGCCATTTCCAAGGGTGTCGCGTTAGATGCAGAAATGAGGTTTAATTTCCCTTTCCGGTTAAATGCCGGTCTTACCTTAATGGATGTGTACCAGGTGCAGGCATCGGAGGTAAAGGCAAAAGAAAGAATACCTCAGCTACATGCTCCTGCTGTATCAGCTACATTTGCAGCTTCCTACGAGCTGAAAGGAGCTGGCCTTTCGGTAGATTATACCGGGAGTATCAGAGGGCCGATGCGCTTGCCTGTGCAGGAAAATGATTTCAGGCCTGCCAAGTCGCCCTGGTTTACATTGCAGCATGTGCAGCTCACAAAACTGCTTGGCAATGGCGTTGAGGTATATGGAGGTATAAAGAACATTTTTAATTTTATGCCGAAGCACCCCCTGATGCGCCCCTTTGATCCTTTTGATAAAGAGGTGGAGGTAAATAACCCCTATAACTATAGTTTCGATACAGAGTATAATTACGCTCCTTTACAGGGCAGGAGGTTATTTATGGGTTTGAGGTATACTTTGCTTAACTAG
- a CDS encoding LacI family DNA-binding transcriptional regulator — protein sequence MKKKKLSIRDIASQLNISITTVSFILNGKAKEKRISEDLTNKVLNLVKEVGYKPNQIAQSLRTGKTKIIGLMVEDISNVFFSNVARLIEENAHKKGYKIIYCSTENNPEKARELINMFRDWNIDGYIITPPAGIEDEIQSLISDNYPVILFDRYYTNLKTNYVVIDNYESTYRAITHLIEQGYKDIAFITLDSRQSQMEERLRGYKKALADHKLKPYVKRLAFDESKEKNVQQIASYLKKQSEVDAIFTATNYIGTWGIEAIQNLDTKGKGRYGLASFDDHDIFKLYNPPITAVAQPVEEISQAVIKMVLDQLEDSSKAKAVETITLPAKLIVRGSSLSRTDLDVVI from the coding sequence ATGAAAAAGAAGAAGCTTTCTATCCGCGATATTGCCAGTCAATTAAATATTTCAATTACAACAGTATCCTTTATTCTGAATGGCAAAGCCAAGGAGAAGCGGATTAGTGAAGACCTGACCAACAAGGTGCTGAACCTGGTAAAGGAAGTTGGTTATAAGCCAAACCAGATTGCCCAGAGCTTGCGCACAGGCAAGACCAAAATTATTGGCCTGATGGTGGAAGATATTTCCAATGTCTTTTTTTCTAACGTTGCCCGCCTGATAGAAGAAAATGCCCATAAAAAAGGCTACAAAATTATCTACTGTAGTACTGAGAATAACCCTGAAAAAGCAAGAGAGCTTATAAACATGTTCCGGGACTGGAACATAGATGGCTACATTATTACACCACCGGCAGGTATCGAAGATGAAATCCAGTCGTTAATCAGCGACAATTATCCTGTGATTTTATTTGACCGTTACTACACTAATTTAAAGACAAATTATGTGGTGATTGATAATTATGAAAGCACCTATCGGGCCATCACGCACTTGATTGAACAAGGTTATAAAGATATCGCTTTCATTACCTTAGATTCACGCCAGTCACAAATGGAAGAGCGCTTGAGAGGCTACAAAAAAGCGTTGGCAGACCACAAGCTGAAGCCCTATGTTAAAAGGCTTGCCTTTGATGAGTCTAAAGAAAAGAATGTACAGCAGATTGCCTCCTACCTTAAAAAGCAATCTGAAGTAGACGCCATATTTACGGCAACAAACTATATTGGTACCTGGGGAATTGAGGCTATTCAGAACCTGGATACGAAAGGTAAAGGCAGATATGGGTTAGCCTCTTTCGATGACCATGATATTTTTAAACTCTATAATCCTCCTATTACAGCTGTAGCACAGCCCGTAGAAGAAATTTCGCAAGCCGTTATTAAAATGGTGCTTGATCAGTTAGAAGATTCCTCCAAAGCAAAAGCCGTTGAGACGATTACACTACCCGCAAAACTTATTGTGCGAGGCTCAAGCTTGAGCAGAACTGATTTGGATGTGGTGATATGA